A single genomic interval of Bradyrhizobium japonicum USDA 6 harbors:
- a CDS encoding MFS transporter: protein MTTNEDVRANSGQDLAVAGPGEAGEIAGRGLSRPMALLFALTCGLSVANIYFAQPLLDAMAQDFGIAPAAIGMVMTFTQIGYAFGLILIVPLGDLWDRRRLIVGQTTLSAVALIIVATASHAAVLLAGMVLVGVLAVVIQVLVALAATMARPAERGGAIGTVTSGVVAGVLLARFAAGTLADIGGWRLVYLVSAGLMLAMATLLLRVLPHGRRTALTGAAYLALLRSTAALFEERIVRERALFAFLIFANLNVFWNAIVLPLSAPPIALSHTSIGALGIAGVAGALAARNAGRLADLGWGQRTTGLSLLLMLAAWAPIACLQTSLWLLIAGVIMLDFAIQAVHVTSQSLMVAARPDAASRLVGGYMVFYSIGSATGAIASTIVYAAAGWSGVCILGAGISAAALLVWVITASRIEAPAGCAATR, encoded by the coding sequence ATGACGACGAACGAGGACGTGCGGGCAAACTCGGGACAGGACCTTGCGGTCGCCGGCCCAGGCGAAGCCGGCGAGATCGCCGGGCGCGGGCTGTCGCGCCCGATGGCGCTGCTGTTCGCGCTGACCTGCGGCCTGAGCGTCGCCAACATCTATTTCGCCCAGCCGCTGCTCGATGCGATGGCGCAGGATTTCGGCATTGCGCCGGCCGCGATCGGCATGGTCATGACCTTCACCCAGATCGGCTACGCGTTCGGCCTGATCCTGATCGTGCCGCTCGGCGATCTCTGGGACCGCCGGCGCCTGATCGTCGGCCAGACCACGCTGTCGGCCGTTGCCCTCATCATTGTCGCCACGGCCTCGCATGCCGCGGTTCTGCTCGCGGGCATGGTGCTGGTCGGCGTGCTCGCCGTCGTCATTCAGGTGCTGGTCGCCCTTGCCGCCACGATGGCACGCCCGGCCGAGCGCGGCGGAGCCATCGGCACGGTGACGAGCGGCGTCGTGGCCGGGGTCCTGCTCGCACGCTTCGCCGCGGGCACGCTCGCCGATATCGGCGGCTGGCGCCTGGTGTACCTGGTCTCGGCCGGCCTGATGCTCGCCATGGCGACGCTGCTGCTGCGCGTGCTGCCGCACGGCCGGCGGACGGCGTTGACCGGGGCCGCCTATCTGGCGCTGCTCCGCTCGACCGCCGCGCTGTTCGAGGAGCGGATCGTGCGCGAGCGCGCCCTGTTCGCGTTCCTGATCTTCGCCAATCTCAACGTGTTCTGGAACGCGATCGTGCTGCCGCTTTCCGCGCCTCCGATCGCATTGTCCCACACATCGATCGGGGCGCTCGGGATCGCGGGCGTCGCCGGCGCGCTCGCCGCCCGCAACGCCGGCCGCCTCGCCGACCTCGGCTGGGGCCAGCGCACCACCGGGCTCTCGCTCTTGCTGATGCTGGCGGCCTGGGCCCCGATCGCCTGCCTGCAAACCTCGCTCTGGCTCCTCATTGCCGGCGTGATCATGCTCGATTTTGCCATCCAGGCCGTGCACGTGACCAGCCAGAGCCTGATGGTCGCGGCGCGCCCCGATGCCGCGAGCCGCCTCGTCGGCGGCTACATGGTGTTCTACTCGATTGGAAGCGCCACCGGCGCGATCGCATCGACGATCGTGTATGCCGCGGCAGGCTGGAGCGGCGTCTGCATACTCGGCGCCGGAATCAGCGCCGCTGCGCTGCTGGTCTGGGTCATCACCGCCAGCAGGATCGAAGCGCCGGCCGGCTGTGCGGCGACGCGCTAG
- a CDS encoding DHCW motif cupin fold protein, giving the protein MKLPTSPFTVTDWSKVAPTTHAGETGQALWRTLNIGDLRVRMVEYSPGYLADHWCDRGHVLYVLKGELDSELRDGRKFKLTAGMSYQVSDFGDAAHRSSTATGATLFIVD; this is encoded by the coding sequence ATGAAGCTCCCGACCTCCCCCTTCACCGTCACCGACTGGAGCAAGGTTGCGCCGACCACGCATGCCGGCGAGACCGGCCAAGCGCTGTGGCGCACGCTCAACATCGGCGATCTCCGGGTGCGGATGGTCGAGTATTCGCCGGGCTATCTCGCCGACCATTGGTGCGACCGCGGCCACGTGCTCTACGTGCTCAAGGGCGAGCTCGACTCGGAGCTGCGCGACGGGCGGAAATTCAAGCTCACCGCGGGGATGAGCTACCAGGTCTCGGACTTCGGCGACGCCGCGCACCGGTCCTCGACGGCCACCGGCGCGACGCTCTTCATCGTGGACTAA
- a CDS encoding cold-shock protein: MAMGTVKWFNTQKGYGFIQPDDGQKDVFVHISAVERAGLSSLNEGQKVSFDIVADRRSGKSSADNLRVG, from the coding sequence ATGGCTATGGGCACCGTGAAGTGGTTCAACACCCAAAAGGGTTATGGTTTCATCCAGCCGGACGACGGCCAGAAGGACGTGTTCGTGCACATCAGCGCGGTCGAGCGCGCCGGCCTCTCCTCCCTCAACGAAGGTCAGAAGGTCTCGTTCGACATCGTCGCCGACCGCCGCAGCGGCAAGTCGTCGGCTGACAATCTCCGCGTCGGCTAA
- a CDS encoding RsmB/NOP family class I SAM-dependent RNA methyltransferase, translating to MTPAARLSAAIELIDTIEKDRVPAAKALKEWGTAHRFAGSGDRAAIAGLVWDVLRRYASSAFLMDADTARARLIGMLRLERNMDAATMGALFDGSRFAPAPLTEAEQAALASRSLKDAPAAVAGDYPDWLDPYFAKVFGEERAVEAAAMASRAPLDLRVNTLKSNRDKVLRGLAHLHAEPTPWSANGLRIELSADARNPGLQAEEDFIKGAVEVQDEGSQLAAGFTAAKPGEQVIDLCAGAGGKTLALAALMQGKGRLIATDSDKRQLAPIHERLSRAGVHNADVRTPKGEADPLTDISGTADLVVIDAPCTGTGTWRRNPDAKWRMRPGALEIRLRDQAGVLERAVPLVKAGGRIAYITCSVLAEENGEQVRAFTARHPEFAVVPPEQTASVLWDKAEDFAKAALQSDEGWLMTPRRTGTDGFFVAVLKKRG from the coding sequence ATGACTCCCGCTGCCCGGCTGTCCGCAGCCATCGAACTGATCGACACCATCGAGAAGGACCGCGTGCCGGCGGCCAAGGCGCTGAAGGAGTGGGGCACCGCGCACCGCTTCGCCGGCTCCGGTGACCGCGCCGCCATCGCCGGCCTGGTCTGGGACGTGCTGCGCCGCTATGCCTCGAGCGCCTTCCTGATGGATGCCGATACCGCGCGCGCCCGGCTGATCGGCATGCTCCGCCTCGAGCGCAACATGGACGCGGCCACCATGGGCGCGCTGTTCGACGGCAGCCGGTTCGCACCGGCGCCGCTGACCGAGGCCGAGCAGGCCGCGCTGGCCTCGCGTTCCCTCAAGGACGCGCCGGCTGCGGTCGCCGGCGATTATCCGGACTGGCTTGACCCGTATTTTGCGAAAGTGTTCGGCGAGGAGCGCGCCGTGGAGGCGGCTGCGATGGCGAGCCGGGCGCCGCTGGATTTGCGCGTCAACACGCTAAAATCCAACCGCGACAAGGTGCTGCGGGGGCTTGCTCATCTTCATGCGGAACCGACGCCATGGTCCGCAAACGGCCTGCGCATCGAGCTTTCGGCCGATGCGCGCAATCCCGGCCTCCAGGCGGAGGAGGATTTCATCAAGGGCGCCGTTGAAGTTCAGGATGAGGGATCGCAGCTTGCGGCCGGCTTCACCGCGGCAAAACCCGGCGAGCAGGTGATCGATCTCTGCGCCGGCGCCGGCGGCAAGACGCTGGCGCTCGCGGCCCTGATGCAGGGCAAGGGGCGGCTGATCGCCACCGACAGCGACAAGCGCCAGCTCGCCCCGATCCACGAGCGCCTGTCGCGCGCCGGCGTCCACAATGCCGATGTCCGCACGCCCAAGGGCGAAGCCGATCCGCTGACCGACATCAGCGGCACCGCCGACCTCGTCGTGATCGACGCGCCCTGCACGGGAACAGGCACCTGGCGCCGCAATCCCGACGCCAAATGGCGCATGCGCCCCGGCGCGCTGGAGATCCGCCTGCGCGACCAGGCCGGGGTGCTGGAGCGTGCCGTGCCGCTGGTCAAGGCCGGCGGCCGGATCGCCTACATCACCTGCTCGGTGCTGGCGGAGGAGAATGGCGAGCAGGTGAGGGCGTTCACCGCCCGCCATCCCGAATTCGCGGTCGTGCCGCCCGAGCAGACCGCAAGCGTGCTCTGGGACAAGGCGGAGGATTTCGCAAAGGCCGCGCTGCAGTCGGACGAGGGCTGGCTGATGACGCCGCGGCGGACGGGGACGGACGGGTTCTTCGTCGCGGTGCTGAAGAAGAGGGGCTGA
- a CDS encoding MAPEG family protein → MSIQMVLLPVFVQVGLTFAVLIGMALARRRSLVSGETKSRDIAPGDQFELPVLFYALIALALPLRHADLFIVLMSWVFVVTRFAHAGVFVSSNDLGRRSTIWLAGVLVLLAMWIYFALKMLLLI, encoded by the coding sequence ATGTCCATCCAAATGGTTCTGCTGCCTGTCTTCGTGCAGGTCGGTCTCACCTTCGCAGTCCTGATCGGAATGGCGCTGGCCCGCCGGCGCTCGCTGGTTTCCGGCGAGACCAAGAGCCGCGACATTGCCCCGGGCGACCAGTTCGAACTGCCGGTGCTGTTCTACGCGCTGATCGCGCTGGCGCTGCCCTTGCGCCATGCCGATCTCTTTATCGTGCTGATGTCCTGGGTGTTCGTGGTGACGCGCTTTGCCCATGCCGGCGTGTTCGTGTCCTCCAACGATCTCGGCCGGCGCTCCACGATCTGGCTCGCCGGCGTGCTTGTGCTGCTGGCGATGTGGATCTACTTCGCGCTGAAGATGCTGTTGTTGATCTAG
- a CDS encoding metallophosphoesterase family protein has protein sequence MSEFRLTQISDTHLGRRFPGLIANFDRVSEHIDADRPDLVVNTGDVSFDGPTSRDDVEFAKSLHAALPVACRYLPGNHDIGDNPTAIGPAPKPPVEEKHRQQFRDIIGEDHWSFEAAGWHFIGLNSLVMNSGLAFEAEQFDWLSREMARINGRPIALFVHKPMFLNLPDDPETPETSIRYVPQPARARLIEMFSTVDLRLIASGHVHQRRDFTYRHTRHVWAPSAGFRINNARQDRIAIKEVGLVEYRFRPNSFEVRHVRAAGQVDVDIEELLAQMGGEH, from the coding sequence ATGTCCGAATTTCGCCTGACGCAGATTTCCGACACCCATCTCGGCCGGCGCTTCCCCGGCCTGATCGCAAATTTCGATCGCGTCAGCGAGCACATCGACGCTGATAGGCCCGACCTCGTCGTCAACACCGGCGACGTCTCCTTCGACGGGCCGACAAGTCGCGACGATGTCGAATTCGCCAAGAGCCTGCACGCCGCCCTGCCCGTCGCCTGCCGCTACCTCCCCGGCAATCACGACATCGGCGACAATCCGACCGCGATCGGGCCTGCGCCGAAGCCGCCGGTCGAGGAAAAGCACCGCCAACAATTCCGCGACATCATCGGCGAGGACCATTGGTCGTTCGAAGCGGCCGGCTGGCACTTCATCGGCCTCAACTCGCTGGTGATGAATTCCGGGCTCGCCTTCGAAGCCGAGCAGTTCGACTGGTTGTCCCGGGAAATGGCGCGCATCAACGGCAGGCCGATCGCGCTGTTCGTGCACAAGCCGATGTTTCTCAACCTGCCCGACGACCCCGAGACGCCGGAGACCTCGATCCGCTACGTGCCGCAGCCGGCACGCGCGCGCCTGATCGAGATGTTCTCGACTGTGGACCTGCGCCTCATCGCCAGCGGGCACGTGCACCAGCGGCGCGACTTTACCTACCGTCACACCCGCCATGTCTGGGCGCCGTCGGCCGGCTTCAGGATCAACAACGCGCGCCAGGACCGGATCGCGATCAAGGAAGTCGGGCTCGTCGAATATCGCTTCCGGCCAAACAGTTTTGAAGTTCGGCACGTCAGGGCCGCAGGCCAGGTCGATGTCGATATCGAGGAGCTGCTCGCCCAGATGGGCGGCGAGCACTAG
- a CDS encoding amino acid deaminase, which yields MQFLSRWESQRLSSTTRGIPLVDGLPIEEIAGQNWQPSRGDLALPALTLDEAAFAANRDLFLRWCESAGVSVAPHAKTPMSPELALSLREAGAWGTTVANIQQAAVLLASGERRLLLANEIGGLAAGRRLGALLGAYPDVEFHAFADSPAAVAALAEAARIAGRSELSVLVELGAGRAGARDRAAVEATIAAVLAADRLILGGVATYEGAVATPDADETMRAIAALMERTIAAFALVRHAAPGRPLIISAGGSAYFDVVARALAPSAQADGNASVLLRSGALFFADHGIYARAFAELDRREGLAIDGARHSATEGFRPALTLWAEVLSRPEAGLAIAGFGMRDASFDQGLPVPLRAFRDGVEQQGLAETLSVTRLNDQHAFLSVAPDSTLGVGDIIAFGISHPCTCLDRWRVVLGLDADGVVTRALPTQFG from the coding sequence ATGCAGTTCTTGTCCCGGTGGGAGAGCCAACGTCTTTCATCGACCACGCGGGGCATCCCCCTGGTCGATGGCCTGCCGATCGAGGAGATCGCCGGCCAGAATTGGCAGCCTTCTCGCGGCGATCTTGCCCTGCCCGCGCTCACCCTCGATGAGGCCGCCTTCGCGGCCAATCGCGACCTCTTCCTGCGCTGGTGCGAGAGCGCCGGCGTCAGCGTTGCGCCCCACGCCAAGACGCCGATGTCGCCGGAGCTCGCCCTGTCGCTGCGCGAGGCCGGCGCCTGGGGCACGACGGTTGCCAACATCCAGCAGGCCGCCGTGCTGCTCGCGAGCGGCGAGCGGCGCCTGCTGCTGGCCAATGAGATCGGCGGGCTCGCGGCCGGCCGGCGGCTCGGTGCGTTGCTCGGCGCCTATCCCGACGTCGAATTTCACGCCTTCGCGGATTCACCGGCGGCGGTCGCCGCACTGGCCGAAGCGGCCCGGATTGCGGGCCGCAGCGAATTGTCCGTGCTGGTCGAGCTCGGCGCGGGCCGCGCCGGCGCGCGCGATCGCGCCGCGGTCGAAGCGACGATCGCAGCCGTGCTCGCGGCCGACCGGCTCATACTCGGCGGCGTCGCCACTTACGAAGGCGCGGTCGCAACGCCCGATGCCGACGAGACGATGCGCGCGATCGCGGCGCTGATGGAACGCACCATCGCGGCCTTCGCGCTGGTGCGTCATGCCGCCCCGGGCCGGCCGCTGATCATCAGCGCCGGCGGCTCGGCCTATTTCGACGTCGTCGCCCGCGCGCTCGCACCAAGCGCGCAGGCGGACGGCAACGCCAGCGTCCTGCTGCGCTCAGGCGCGCTGTTCTTCGCCGATCACGGCATTTACGCGCGGGCCTTTGCCGAGCTCGACCGTCGCGAGGGTCTCGCCATCGACGGCGCGCGGCACTCGGCGACCGAGGGTTTCCGGCCTGCGCTGACACTTTGGGCCGAGGTGCTGTCGCGGCCGGAAGCAGGCCTCGCGATCGCCGGCTTCGGCATGCGCGATGCATCCTTCGATCAGGGATTGCCGGTGCCGCTACGCGCCTTCCGCGACGGCGTCGAACAACAAGGGCTCGCCGAGACCTTGTCGGTCACCCGTCTCAATGACCAGCATGCATTCCTGTCTGTTGCGCCCGATAGCACGCTTGGGGTCGGCGACATCATCGCCTTCGGTATCTCGCATCCCTGCACCTGCCTCGACCGCTGGCGCGTCGTCCTCGGCCTCGACGCCGACGGCGTCGTGACGCGCGCCCTCCCCACCCAGTTCGGCTGA
- a CDS encoding amino acid ABC transporter permease, whose product MNFLPLWRYQNQLIDGAIVTLELTVIAALAGLLIGVAGAVALKGRITPQRWLVRGYIELFRNTPSLIQIFIVFFVLPNFGLKLPAFEAAAVALSLYFGAYSVEIIRAGLDSVPKNQIEAGQCLGLSGWQVFRHILLPPALRNAYPAVTSQFVLLLLGTSLASQVAADELFHVAGFIESRTYRSFEVYAVICVVYFAMAMSFKALFAIIGLAAFRWPRRR is encoded by the coding sequence ATGAATTTCCTGCCGCTGTGGCGCTATCAGAACCAGCTCATCGACGGCGCCATCGTCACGCTTGAGCTGACGGTGATCGCGGCGCTGGCCGGGCTTTTGATCGGCGTTGCCGGCGCGGTCGCGCTGAAGGGGCGCATCACGCCACAGCGCTGGCTGGTGCGCGGCTATATCGAGCTGTTCCGCAACACGCCGTCGCTGATCCAGATCTTCATCGTCTTCTTCGTGCTGCCGAACTTCGGCTTGAAGCTGCCGGCGTTCGAGGCCGCCGCCGTCGCGCTGTCGCTCTATTTCGGCGCCTACTCGGTCGAGATCATCCGCGCCGGCCTCGACTCCGTGCCGAAGAACCAGATCGAGGCCGGCCAGTGCCTTGGCCTGTCCGGCTGGCAGGTGTTCCGTCACATCCTGCTGCCGCCGGCGCTGCGCAACGCCTATCCAGCCGTGACCAGCCAGTTCGTCCTGCTGCTGCTCGGCACCTCGCTCGCCTCGCAGGTCGCCGCCGATGAGCTGTTCCATGTCGCGGGCTTCATCGAGAGCCGCACCTATCGCAGCTTCGAGGTCTATGCGGTGATCTGCGTGGTCTATTTCGCGATGGCGATGTCGTTCAAGGCGCTGTTCGCCATCATCGGTCTGGCGGCTTTCCGCTGGCCGCGGCGGCGCTGA
- a CDS encoding amino acid ABC transporter permease — protein sequence MRSFTLIDFVSLFAALRWTVALVVLALAFGAPLALAFATGRISRFAGLRWTMAACIQIVQSVPLLGLLFFFYFGMPMFLGIQVPALVAVTVAYTLYTAAFLGEIWRGGLEAVKQAQWEAGSCLGLSAWQQFRHIIAPQALRLSLPPTVGFLVQLIKGTSLASILGFVELARAGQVVSAATFQPLLTYALVAAIYFALCLPLTLWSRSLEARLDGSR from the coding sequence ATGCGATCCTTTACCCTCATCGACTTCGTCTCGCTGTTCGCGGCGCTGCGCTGGACCGTCGCGCTCGTCGTGCTCGCGCTCGCCTTCGGTGCGCCGCTGGCGCTGGCGTTCGCCACAGGCCGCATCAGCCGCTTCGCCGGCCTGCGCTGGACGATGGCGGCGTGCATCCAGATCGTCCAAAGCGTGCCGCTGCTCGGGCTGCTGTTCTTCTTCTATTTCGGCATGCCGATGTTCCTGGGCATCCAGGTGCCGGCCCTCGTTGCCGTGACCGTCGCCTACACGCTCTACACCGCGGCCTTCCTCGGCGAGATCTGGCGTGGCGGGCTGGAAGCCGTGAAGCAGGCGCAATGGGAGGCAGGCAGCTGTCTCGGCCTCTCCGCCTGGCAGCAATTCCGTCACATCATCGCGCCACAGGCGCTGCGGCTGTCGCTGCCGCCGACCGTCGGCTTCCTGGTGCAGCTCATCAAGGGCACCTCGCTCGCCTCGATCCTCGGCTTCGTCGAGCTTGCCCGCGCCGGCCAGGTGGTGAGCGCGGCGACGTTCCAGCCGCTGCTCACCTACGCGCTGGTCGCTGCGATCTATTTCGCGCTGTGCCTGCCGCTCACGCTCTGGTCCCGCTCCCTGGAGGCCCGCCTCGATGGCTCTCGTTGA
- a CDS encoding amino acid ABC transporter ATP-binding protein, whose translation MALVEIRDVHKTFGKVEVLKGVSLDVEEGEIVTIIGRSGSGKSTLLRCINALETVDSGEIRVEGEKVHARMPDLKAFRQRVGIVFQAFNLFPHLKVERNITLAPLLTGRIEKARARALAEDVLTRVGLADKIDAWPEQLSGGQQQRVAIARCLAMAPHLMLFDEVTSALDPELVGEVLKVMEAMAKQGMTMILVTHEMGFARNVANRIVFMHQGRVWEQGPPAKLFANPETPELASFIASAK comes from the coding sequence ATGGCTCTCGTTGAAATCCGCGACGTGCACAAGACATTCGGCAAAGTCGAGGTGCTCAAGGGCGTCTCGCTCGACGTCGAGGAAGGCGAGATCGTCACCATCATCGGCCGCTCCGGCTCGGGCAAGTCGACGCTGCTTCGCTGCATCAATGCACTGGAGACCGTCGATTCCGGCGAGATCCGCGTCGAGGGCGAGAAGGTCCACGCCAGGATGCCTGACCTGAAGGCATTCCGTCAGCGCGTCGGCATCGTGTTCCAGGCTTTCAACCTGTTTCCGCACCTGAAGGTCGAGCGCAACATCACGCTGGCTCCGCTTCTGACCGGCCGCATCGAAAAGGCCCGCGCGCGGGCGCTGGCCGAGGACGTGCTGACCAGGGTCGGCCTCGCCGACAAGATCGACGCCTGGCCGGAGCAGCTCTCCGGCGGCCAGCAGCAGCGCGTCGCCATCGCGCGGTGCCTCGCCATGGCCCCTCACCTCATGCTGTTCGACGAGGTCACCTCCGCGCTCGATCCCGAGCTCGTCGGCGAAGTCCTGAAGGTGATGGAAGCGATGGCGAAGCAGGGCATGACCATGATCCTCGTCACCCACGAGATGGGCTTTGCCCGCAACGTCGCCAACCGCATCGTCTTCATGCATCAGGGCCGCGTCTGGGAACAGGGACCGCCGGCCAAACTGTTCGCCAATCCTGAAACCCCCGAGCTCGCCAGCTTCATCGCGTCCGCCAAATAA
- a CDS encoding transporter substrate-binding domain-containing protein, producing the protein MRPLKSLFAIAATVLAVLAAPTLAQADKLQDVLGAGKLRVGLLTDAAPWGFKDDKGEIAGLDADLARLIAADMGVKLELVPVTGAARIPSLLSDKIDILIAGLGATPERAQQVMFSQPYAVVNLGVYGAKAIPAATGKKPDNLDGRSVAVAKGSTLDVWLTDNAPKVKLVRFEDTPAALAAFLAGQADTFAENSAIALKVQDQNPTKEVELKFLIRQSPAHVGVRQGEQNLLNWINTDIFFNKLNGKLGALQLRWFKEEQTLPTL; encoded by the coding sequence ATGAGACCACTAAAATCCCTCTTTGCGATCGCAGCCACGGTGCTCGCCGTGCTCGCTGCCCCCACCCTCGCACAGGCCGACAAGCTCCAGGACGTGCTCGGCGCGGGCAAGCTGCGCGTCGGCCTGCTGACCGATGCCGCACCGTGGGGTTTCAAGGACGACAAGGGCGAGATCGCGGGCCTCGACGCCGATCTCGCCCGGCTGATCGCCGCCGACATGGGCGTCAAGCTCGAGCTCGTGCCGGTGACGGGCGCAGCGCGCATCCCGAGCCTGCTCTCCGACAAGATCGACATTTTGATCGCGGGCCTCGGCGCGACGCCCGAGCGCGCCCAGCAGGTAATGTTCTCGCAGCCCTATGCCGTGGTGAATCTCGGCGTCTACGGCGCCAAGGCAATTCCAGCGGCGACCGGCAAGAAGCCCGACAATCTCGACGGCCGCAGCGTCGCGGTCGCCAAGGGCTCGACCCTCGACGTCTGGCTCACCGACAACGCCCCGAAGGTGAAGCTGGTGCGTTTCGAGGATACGCCGGCCGCACTCGCCGCGTTCCTCGCCGGACAAGCCGATACCTTCGCCGAGAACAGCGCCATCGCGCTGAAGGTGCAGGACCAGAACCCGACCAAGGAGGTCGAGCTGAAATTCCTGATCCGCCAGTCGCCGGCCCATGTCGGCGTGCGCCAGGGCGAGCAGAACCTGCTCAACTGGATCAACACCGACATCTTCTTCAACAAGCTCAACGGCAAGCTCGGCGCGTTGCAACTGAGGTGGTTCAAGGAAGAGCAGACGCTGCCGACGCTGTGA
- a CDS encoding RidA family protein has product MIKRYVVGSRMSQAVAAGGMVHIAGQVADDRKAGIVSQTQQVLAKIDALLKEAGSDRSKLIAVNVFLPHITDFDSMNSVYDAWIDPANPPARACVEARLADPDLRVEMTAVALQ; this is encoded by the coding sequence ATGATCAAACGTTATGTCGTCGGCTCGCGCATGAGCCAGGCCGTCGCCGCAGGCGGAATGGTGCACATCGCCGGCCAGGTCGCCGATGACCGCAAGGCTGGCATCGTGTCGCAGACCCAGCAGGTGCTCGCCAAGATCGACGCGTTGCTGAAGGAGGCCGGCTCCGACCGGTCGAAGCTGATCGCGGTCAACGTCTTCCTGCCTCATATCACCGACTTCGACAGCATGAACTCGGTCTACGATGCCTGGATCGATCCGGCCAACCCGCCGGCCCGCGCCTGCGTCGAAGCCCGCCTCGCCGATCCCGATTTGCGCGTCGAGATGACCGCTGTCGCCTTGCAGTAA
- a CDS encoding succinylglutamate desuccinylase/aspartoacylase family protein → MHTGLFHEIDFEKDQKWSGHLGIPFSIDRSPYYQLKIPIFRIKNGAGPKLLLMAGNHGDEYEGEIALTRLYRRLDAKDLKGEITILPFANWPAVMAARRRSPLDEGNLNRAFPGDAAGTPTFRLAHFLECELFPRHDVVFDIHSGGTSMAHVPCALIERQGTPEMFGHALRLMEGLGMPFAFVAENGATAPTSMAAAARAGAIGLSGEFGGGGTVTPQTMALTARAIDRLLLALGLVQAPVLGPHAPVERATELLALQSHAQAVFATRRGWFEPAVMVGARVAAGDVAGWYHDFERPELPEEVLRFPADGIVISQRLHTDSQSGDCLVQVGRALSRDELPAR, encoded by the coding sequence ATGCATACCGGACTTTTCCACGAGATCGATTTCGAGAAGGACCAGAAATGGTCCGGCCATCTCGGCATTCCCTTCTCGATCGATCGCTCGCCCTACTACCAGCTCAAGATCCCGATCTTCCGGATCAAGAACGGCGCCGGGCCAAAACTGCTTTTGATGGCCGGCAATCACGGCGACGAATATGAGGGCGAGATCGCGCTGACGCGGCTGTATCGCCGGCTCGATGCAAAGGACCTCAAAGGCGAGATCACCATCCTGCCCTTCGCCAATTGGCCGGCCGTGATGGCTGCGCGCCGCCGGTCGCCGCTCGACGAGGGCAACCTCAACCGCGCCTTCCCCGGCGATGCCGCGGGCACGCCGACGTTCCGGCTTGCGCACTTCCTCGAGTGCGAGCTGTTTCCGCGGCACGACGTCGTCTTCGACATCCATTCCGGCGGCACCTCGATGGCGCATGTGCCTTGCGCGCTGATTGAGCGGCAGGGCACGCCCGAGATGTTCGGCCACGCGCTGCGCCTGATGGAGGGGCTGGGGATGCCTTTCGCCTTCGTCGCCGAAAACGGCGCGACCGCTCCGACCTCGATGGCCGCGGCGGCACGCGCCGGCGCGATCGGGCTCTCCGGTGAATTCGGCGGCGGCGGCACCGTCACGCCGCAGACCATGGCACTCACGGCGCGCGCGATCGATCGGCTGCTGCTCGCGCTCGGCCTCGTCCAGGCGCCGGTGCTGGGCCCTCACGCGCCGGTCGAGCGCGCCACCGAATTGCTGGCGCTGCAAAGCCATGCGCAGGCGGTGTTCGCGACCCGTCGCGGCTGGTTCGAGCCCGCCGTCATGGTCGGCGCGCGGGTTGCGGCCGGCGACGTCGCCGGCTGGTATCATGACTTCGAGCGCCCGGAGCTGCCGGAAGAGGTGCTGCGCTTCCCCGCCGACGGCATCGTGATCTCGCAGCGCCTGCACACCGACAGCCAGAGCGGCGACTGCCTGGTCCAGGTCGGCCGCGCGCTGTCACGCGACGAGCTGCCGGCGCGCTGA